In the Taeniopygia guttata chromosome 12, bTaeGut7.mat, whole genome shotgun sequence genome, one interval contains:
- the RPL29 gene encoding large ribosomal subunit protein eL29: protein MAKSKNHTTHNQSRKWHRNGIKKPKKHRYESLKGVDPKFLRNMRFAKKHNKKGLKKMQANNAKQAAQQAALQKKD from the exons ATGGCCAAGTCCAAGAACCACACCACGCACAACCAGT CCCGTAAGTGGCACAGAAATGGCATCAAGAAGCCCAAAAAACATAGATACGAATCTCTCAAAGGG GTTGATCCCAAGTTTCTGAGGAACATGAGATTTGCAAAGAAACACAACAAGAAGGGGCTGAAGAAGATGCAGGCCAACAATGCCAAGCAGGCAGCTCAgcaagctgctctgcagaaaaagGACTGA
- the TNNC1 gene encoding troponin C, slow skeletal and cardiac muscles isoform X1 produces MDDIYKAAVEQLTEEQKNEFKAAFDIFVLGAEDGCISTKELGKVMRMLGQNPTPEELQEMIDEVDEDGSGTVDFDEFLVMMVRCMKDDSKGKTEEELSDLFRMFDKNADGYIDLEELKIMLQATGETITEDDIEELMKDGDKNNDGRIDYDEFLEFMKGVE; encoded by the exons GTTGAGCAGCtgacagaagaacaaaaaaatg AGTTCAAGGCTGCCTTTGACATCTTCGTGCTGGGGGCAGAGGATGGCTGCATCAGCAccaaggagctggggaaggtgaTGAGGATGCTGGGGCAGAACCCCACCCccgaggagctgcaggagatgaTAGATGAGGTGGATGAAGATG GCAGTGGCACTGTGGACTTCGATGAGTTCCTGGTTATGATGGTCCGGTGTATGAAAGatgacagcaaaggaaaaaccGAAGAGGAACTCTCAGACCTCTTCAGGATGTTTGATAA AAACGCTGATGGCTACATCGACCTTGAGGAGCTGAAGATCATGCTGCAGGCGACAGGAGAGACCATCACCGAGGATGACATAGAAGAACTGATGAAAGATGGGGATAAAAACAACGATGGCAGGATTGACTATGATG AGTTCCTGGAGTTTATGAAGGGGGTTGAATAA
- the TNNC1 gene encoding troponin C, slow skeletal and cardiac muscles isoform X2, whose protein sequence is MRNNYKAAVEQLTEEQKNEFKAAFDIFVLGAEDGCISTKELGKVMRMLGQNPTPEELQEMIDEVDEDGSGTVDFDEFLVMMVRCMKDDSKGKTEEELSDLFRMFDKNADGYIDLEELKIMLQATGETITEDDIEELMKDGDKNNDGRIDYDEFLEFMKGVE, encoded by the exons GTTGAGCAGCtgacagaagaacaaaaaaatg AGTTCAAGGCTGCCTTTGACATCTTCGTGCTGGGGGCAGAGGATGGCTGCATCAGCAccaaggagctggggaaggtgaTGAGGATGCTGGGGCAGAACCCCACCCccgaggagctgcaggagatgaTAGATGAGGTGGATGAAGATG GCAGTGGCACTGTGGACTTCGATGAGTTCCTGGTTATGATGGTCCGGTGTATGAAAGatgacagcaaaggaaaaaccGAAGAGGAACTCTCAGACCTCTTCAGGATGTTTGATAA AAACGCTGATGGCTACATCGACCTTGAGGAGCTGAAGATCATGCTGCAGGCGACAGGAGAGACCATCACCGAGGATGACATAGAAGAACTGATGAAAGATGGGGATAAAAACAACGATGGCAGGATTGACTATGATG AGTTCCTGGAGTTTATGAAGGGGGTTGAATAA